The Mycobacterium paragordonae genome includes a region encoding these proteins:
- a CDS encoding acyl-CoA carboxylase subunit epsilon: MSRASGASDGSEMNDQGPVSRASGASAASDGSEMNDQGPVSTDVTEEAEGTESTEAPQPHEPHLQVLRGHPTDQELAALVAVLGTIGHAPEPAPPEPSRWGLPVDKLRYPVYSWQRITLQEMTHMRQ, encoded by the coding sequence GTGAGTCGAGCGAGCGGAGCGAGCGACGGGAGCGAGATGAACGATCAGGGCCCTGTGAGTCGAGCGAGCGGAGCGAGCGCAGCGAGCGACGGGAGCGAGATGAACGATCAGGGCCCTGTGAGCACTGACGTGACCGAAGAGGCCGAAGGCACCGAAAGCACCGAGGCGCCGCAGCCCCACGAACCGCACCTCCAGGTGCTGCGCGGGCACCCCACCGACCAGGAGCTGGCCGCGCTGGTCGCCGTCCTGGGCACCATCGGCCACGCGCCGGAGCCGGCCCCGCCCGAGCCGTCTCGCTGGGGCCTGCCGGTCGACAAGTTGCGCTACCCCGTCTACAGCTGGCAGCGCATCACCCTGCAGGAAATGACACACATGCGCCAATGA
- a CDS encoding acyl-CoA carboxylase subunit beta has product MTSVADHTAEPAAEHTIDIHTTAGKLAELHKRREESLHPVGEAAVDKVHAKGKLTARERITALLDEDSFVELDALAKHRSTNFGLEKNRPVGDGVVTGYGTIDGRDVCIFSQDATVFGGSLGEVYGEKIVKVQELAIKTGRPLIGINDGAGARIQEGVVSLGLYSRIFRNNILASGVIPQISLIMGAAAGGHVYSPALTDFVIMVDQTSQMFITGPDVIKTVTGEDVTMEELGGAHTHMAKSGTLHYVASGEQDAFDWVRDLLSYLPPNNATDAPRESIPVPVGAIEDNLTDEDIELDTLIPDSPNQPYDIHEVITRILDDDEFLEIQAGYAQNIVVGFGRVDGRPVGLVANQPTQFAGCLDINASEKAARFVRTCDCFNIPIVMLVDVPGFLPGTGQEYNGIIRRGAKLLYAYGEATVPKITVITRKAYGGAYCVMGSKDMGCDVNLAWPTAQIAVMGASGAVGFVYRQKLAEAAKNGEDVDALRLQLQQEYEDTLVNPYIAAERGYVDAVIPPSHTRGYIGTALRLLERKIAVLPPKKHGNIPL; this is encoded by the coding sequence ATGACAAGCGTTGCCGACCACACGGCCGAACCCGCTGCCGAGCACACCATCGACATCCACACCACCGCGGGCAAGCTCGCCGAGCTGCACAAGCGCCGAGAAGAGTCGCTGCACCCGGTCGGTGAGGCCGCCGTCGACAAGGTGCACGCCAAGGGCAAGCTGACGGCGCGCGAGCGCATCACCGCGCTGCTCGACGAGGACTCGTTCGTCGAACTGGACGCGCTGGCCAAGCACCGCAGCACCAACTTCGGCCTGGAGAAGAACCGTCCCGTGGGCGACGGCGTCGTCACCGGCTACGGCACCATCGACGGGCGCGACGTGTGCATCTTCAGCCAGGACGCCACCGTATTCGGCGGCAGCCTCGGCGAGGTCTACGGCGAGAAGATCGTCAAGGTGCAGGAGCTGGCCATCAAGACGGGCCGGCCCCTGATCGGCATCAACGACGGCGCCGGCGCCCGCATCCAGGAGGGCGTCGTCTCCCTGGGTCTGTACAGCCGGATCTTCCGCAACAACATCCTGGCCTCCGGCGTCATCCCGCAGATCTCGCTGATCATGGGCGCCGCGGCCGGCGGGCACGTCTACTCCCCCGCGCTGACCGACTTCGTGATCATGGTCGACCAGACCAGCCAGATGTTCATCACCGGGCCAGACGTCATCAAGACCGTCACCGGTGAGGACGTCACCATGGAGGAACTCGGCGGCGCCCACACGCACATGGCCAAGTCGGGCACGCTGCACTACGTCGCGTCCGGCGAGCAGGATGCCTTCGACTGGGTCCGAGACCTGCTGAGCTACCTGCCGCCCAACAACGCCACCGACGCCCCCCGCGAATCCATCCCGGTGCCGGTCGGGGCGATCGAGGACAACCTCACCGACGAGGACATCGAGCTCGACACCCTGATCCCGGACTCGCCCAACCAGCCCTACGACATCCACGAGGTCATCACCCGCATCCTCGACGACGACGAGTTCCTGGAGATCCAGGCGGGATACGCCCAGAACATCGTGGTCGGGTTCGGCCGCGTCGACGGCCGGCCGGTCGGGCTGGTCGCCAACCAGCCCACCCAGTTCGCCGGCTGCCTGGACATCAACGCCTCGGAGAAGGCCGCCCGGTTCGTGCGAACCTGCGACTGCTTCAACATCCCGATCGTGATGCTGGTGGACGTGCCGGGCTTCCTGCCGGGCACCGGCCAGGAATACAACGGAATCATCCGCCGCGGCGCCAAGCTGCTGTACGCGTACGGCGAGGCGACCGTCCCGAAGATCACCGTGATCACCCGCAAGGCCTACGGCGGCGCCTACTGCGTCATGGGTTCCAAGGACATGGGTTGCGACGTGAACCTGGCGTGGCCGACGGCGCAGATCGCCGTGATGGGCGCCTCGGGTGCCGTCGGATTCGTCTACCGGCAGAAGCTGGCCGAAGCGGCGAAGAACGGCGAGGACGTCGACGCGCTGCGGCTGCAGTTGCAGCAGGAGTACGAGGACACGCTGGTCAACCCGTACATCGCCGCCGAGCGCGGCTACGTCGACGCGGTCATCCCGCCGTCGCACACCCGCGGTTACATCGGGACGGCGCTGCGGCTGCTGGAACGGAAGATCGCGGTGCTGCCGCCGAAGAAGCATGGGAACATTCCGCTGTGA
- a CDS encoding FAD-binding protein, whose amino-acid sequence MGAHNAVDWSEEHDVLVAGSGGGGVTGAYTAAREGLDVLLIEATDKFGGTTAYSGGGGVWFPCNPVLLRTGTDDTIEDALTYYHAVVGDRTPRDLQETFVRGGAPLIEYLEQDPDLKFVPLPWPDYYGKAPKARLDGQRHIAAKPLKVAAAPELRDAIRGPLDTDRLGAPTPPDYYVGGRALIARFLKAIGQYPNAASRRNTTLVELVVADGAVQGAIVESEGKRTAIRARRGVLLAAGGFENNDELRHRYGVPGVARDTMGGPGSLGRALQAGVAAGADTDLLDQAWWSPGMSHPDGRSAFALWFTGGIFVNQDGNRFVNESRAYDRAGREIIAQLRDGSLTLPYWMIYDDSEGERPPVKAANVSIVETQKYVDAGLWHTADTLEELAAKIGVPGDRLAATVARFNEFAAAGADEDFGRGDEAFDRAFSGGASPLVPIDTPPFHAAAFGISDLGTKGGLRTDTAARVLDTAGRPIAGLYAAGNTMAAPSGTAYPGGGNPIGTSMLFSYLAVRDMLDRLTR is encoded by the coding sequence ATGGGCGCCCACAACGCGGTGGACTGGTCGGAGGAACACGACGTCCTGGTCGCCGGGTCCGGCGGAGGGGGCGTCACCGGCGCCTATACCGCCGCCCGCGAGGGTCTGGACGTGCTGCTCATCGAGGCGACCGACAAGTTCGGCGGCACCACCGCGTACTCCGGGGGCGGCGGCGTCTGGTTCCCCTGCAACCCGGTGCTGCTGCGCACCGGCACAGACGACACGATCGAGGACGCGCTCACCTACTACCACGCCGTGGTCGGGGACCGGACTCCCCGCGACCTGCAGGAGACCTTCGTCCGCGGCGGTGCGCCGCTGATCGAATACCTCGAGCAGGATCCCGACCTCAAGTTCGTGCCGCTGCCGTGGCCCGACTACTACGGCAAGGCGCCGAAGGCCCGCCTGGACGGCCAGCGCCACATCGCGGCGAAGCCCCTGAAGGTGGCCGCCGCGCCGGAACTGCGCGACGCGATCCGCGGGCCGCTGGACACCGACAGGCTCGGCGCACCGACCCCGCCCGACTATTACGTCGGCGGTCGGGCCCTGATCGCGCGGTTCCTCAAAGCCATCGGCCAGTACCCCAACGCCGCGTCGCGCCGCAACACGACGCTGGTCGAGCTGGTTGTCGCTGACGGCGCCGTCCAGGGCGCCATCGTCGAGAGCGAGGGCAAGCGCACGGCGATCCGCGCCCGACGCGGGGTGCTGCTGGCCGCCGGGGGCTTCGAGAACAACGACGAGCTGCGCCACCGCTACGGTGTGCCGGGCGTCGCCCGCGACACCATGGGCGGCCCGGGCAGTCTGGGCCGGGCCTTGCAGGCGGGCGTCGCGGCCGGTGCCGACACCGATCTGCTGGACCAGGCCTGGTGGTCGCCGGGCATGAGCCATCCCGACGGCCGCTCGGCCTTTGCGCTGTGGTTCACCGGCGGCATCTTCGTCAACCAGGACGGCAACCGGTTCGTCAACGAGTCCAGGGCCTACGACCGGGCCGGCCGCGAGATCATCGCCCAGTTGCGCGACGGCTCCCTGACCCTGCCGTACTGGATGATCTACGACGACAGCGAAGGCGAGCGACCGCCGGTCAAGGCCGCCAACGTCTCCATCGTCGAGACGCAGAAGTACGTCGACGCCGGGCTGTGGCACACCGCCGACACCCTCGAAGAGCTGGCCGCCAAAATCGGCGTGCCGGGCGACCGGCTGGCCGCGACCGTCGCCCGGTTCAACGAATTCGCCGCCGCCGGCGCCGACGAAGATTTCGGCCGCGGCGACGAGGCCTTCGACCGGGCGTTCTCCGGCGGCGCGTCTCCGCTGGTGCCGATCGACACGCCGCCGTTTCACGCCGCGGCGTTCGGCATCTCGGATCTGGGCACCAAGGGCGGTTTGCGCACCGATACCGCCGCGCGCGTGCTCGACACCGCGGGCCGGCCGATTGCGGGGCTGTACGCGGCCGGCAACACCATGGCCGCGCCCAGCGGGACGGCCTATCCGGGCGGTGGCAACCCGATCGGCACCAGCATGTTGTTCAGTTACCTGGCTGTGCGGGACATGCTGGATAGGCTGACCCGATGA
- a CDS encoding biotin--[acetyl-CoA-carboxylase] ligase gives MSDQLTPLDEAALRAQVIGGQSYWQRLDVVAQTGSTNADLLARAGSGTDIDGQVLIAEHQTAGRGRHDRQWASPGEQITMSVGVRVDDVPTAGWGWLSLATGLAVADAVATATTVEAGLKWPNDVLAGHGKLAGVLAEVTRPYAVIGIGLNVTAAPPGVAGATSLRDEGVAHPDRDVLVCRILRELGERITGWRAADGADPQLASDYRARSLTLGSRVRAELPGGRQIVGIARDVDDQGRLCLETWDSDAAKSGETVVVSAGDVVHLR, from the coding sequence ATGAGTGATCAGCTCACCCCGCTCGACGAGGCCGCACTGCGGGCCCAGGTGATCGGCGGCCAGTCCTACTGGCAGCGCCTGGACGTCGTCGCGCAGACCGGTTCGACGAACGCCGATCTGCTGGCGCGCGCCGGGTCCGGGACCGACATCGACGGGCAGGTGCTGATCGCCGAGCACCAGACCGCCGGACGCGGGCGCCACGACCGCCAATGGGCATCCCCCGGCGAGCAGATCACCATGTCGGTCGGCGTGCGGGTGGACGACGTCCCCACCGCCGGCTGGGGCTGGTTGTCGCTGGCCACCGGGCTGGCGGTAGCCGACGCGGTGGCCACCGCCACCACCGTCGAAGCGGGTCTCAAGTGGCCCAATGACGTGCTGGCCGGACACGGCAAACTGGCCGGCGTCCTGGCCGAGGTCACCCGGCCGTATGCGGTGATCGGGATCGGCCTGAACGTCACCGCGGCCCCACCCGGGGTGGCCGGGGCGACGTCGCTGCGCGACGAGGGCGTCGCGCACCCCGACCGGGACGTGCTCGTCTGTCGCATCCTGCGCGAACTGGGCGAGCGGATCACCGGCTGGCGGGCCGCCGACGGCGCCGACCCACAGTTGGCCAGCGACTACCGCGCACGCAGCCTGACACTGGGCTCGCGGGTGCGCGCTGAACTGCCCGGTGGCCGGCAGATCGTCGGGATCGCTCGCGACGTCGACGACCAGGGCCGGCTGTGCCTGGAAACCTGGGACAGCGATGCCGCCAAGTCCGGCGAGACCGTCGTGGTTTCCGCCGGCGACGTGGTGCACCTGCGGTAA
- a CDS encoding PH domain-containing protein yields the protein MGYPDNALAAGEQVVIHRHPHWKRLILPVLTLLLVTGLAALGSGFVNSTQWAQLTKNILQGVIWGIWLIIIGWLTVWPLLTWLTTHFVVTNRRVMYRHGVLTRSGIDIPLARINSVEFRDKIFERMFRTGTLIIESASQDPLEFYNIPRLREVHALLYHEVFDTLGSEESPS from the coding sequence ATGGGCTACCCCGACAACGCGCTGGCCGCCGGCGAGCAGGTCGTGATTCACCGTCACCCACACTGGAAGCGGCTGATTCTGCCGGTGCTGACGTTGTTGCTGGTGACGGGCCTGGCGGCGCTCGGGTCGGGCTTCGTCAACTCGACTCAGTGGGCGCAGCTGACCAAGAACATCCTGCAGGGCGTCATCTGGGGCATCTGGCTCATCATCATCGGCTGGCTGACGGTGTGGCCGTTGTTGACCTGGCTGACCACGCACTTCGTCGTCACCAACCGGCGGGTGATGTACCGCCACGGTGTGCTGACCCGCAGTGGTATCGACATCCCGCTGGCGCGGATCAACAGCGTGGAATTCCGGGACAAGATCTTCGAGCGGATGTTCCGCACCGGAACGCTGATCATCGAGTCGGCGTCTCAGGACCCGTTGGAGTTCTACAACATTCCGCGGCTACGCGAGGTGCACGCGCTGCTGTATCACGAGGTCTTCGACACCCTGGGCTCGGAGGAGTCGCCCAGCTGA
- a CDS encoding GtrA family protein, whose amino-acid sequence MSFADATIARLPGVVQPFAMRHHELIKFAIVGGTTFIIDSAIFYTLKLTILEPKPVTAKVIAGIVAVIASYVLNREWSFRDRGGRERHHEALLFFAFSGVGVLLSMAPLWFSSYVLQLRVPNVTLTMENLADFLSAYIIGNLLQMAFRFWAFRRWVFPDQFARNPDKALESALTAGGIAEVFEDELEGGNVTLLKSWRNRRGKGTGRLGSAQLGDSSEPRVSKTS is encoded by the coding sequence GTGTCCTTTGCCGATGCCACAATTGCGCGCCTCCCCGGGGTGGTTCAACCCTTTGCGATGCGCCACCACGAGCTGATCAAATTTGCCATCGTCGGCGGCACCACATTCATCATTGACTCAGCGATTTTCTACACGCTGAAGCTGACAATTCTGGAACCGAAGCCGGTCACCGCGAAGGTTATCGCCGGGATTGTCGCGGTCATCGCCTCCTACGTGCTGAACCGCGAGTGGAGCTTCCGGGACCGCGGCGGTCGTGAGCGCCATCACGAAGCGCTGCTGTTCTTCGCGTTCAGCGGCGTGGGTGTGCTGTTGAGCATGGCCCCGCTGTGGTTCTCCAGCTACGTGCTGCAACTGCGGGTGCCCAACGTGACCCTGACGATGGAGAACCTTGCCGACTTCCTGTCGGCCTACATCATCGGGAACCTGCTGCAGATGGCGTTCCGCTTCTGGGCGTTCCGGCGCTGGGTCTTCCCCGACCAGTTCGCACGCAACCCGGACAAGGCGCTGGAGTCGGCGTTGACGGCCGGTGGCATCGCCGAAGTCTTCGAGGACGAACTGGAAGGCGGGAACGTCACGCTGCTGAAGTCCTGGCGCAACCGCCGGGGCAAGGGCACCGGCCGGCTCGGGTCGGCTCAGCTGGGCGACTCCTCCGAGCCCAGGGTGTCGAAGACCTCGTGA
- a CDS encoding 5-(carboxyamino)imidazole ribonucleotide synthase, translating into MMAVPRPRTPLVAMVGGGQLARMTHQAAIALGQSLRVLANTADEPAAQVAPDVVLGSHTDLEDLRRVAAGATALTFDHEHVPTELLVKLVAEGVNVLPPPEALVHAQDKLVMRRRLEALSAPVPRYVGIEDPDALGELDRFAADVGGPLVVKAARGGYDGRGVQMPRDLAHARDIAGEYLAGGVSVLVEERVSLRRELSALVARSPFGQGAAWPVVETVQRDGICVQVIAPAPDLAPAVASDAQRLALRLAAELGVVGVLAVELFETTGSAAGPLLVNELAMRPHNSGHWTMDGSRTSQFEQHLRAVLDYPLGDTDATVPVTVMANVLGAAQTPEMGIDERLHHLFARMPDARVHLYGKTERPGRKVGHINFLGTDAAGPQDLAELRERAELAAHWLSHGQWTDGWDPHD; encoded by the coding sequence ATGATGGCCGTGCCGAGACCCCGTACCCCGCTGGTGGCCATGGTCGGCGGTGGCCAACTGGCCCGGATGACCCATCAGGCCGCCATCGCGCTCGGGCAGAGCCTACGCGTGCTGGCTAACACCGCCGACGAGCCCGCCGCCCAGGTCGCCCCCGACGTGGTGCTCGGCTCGCACACCGACCTGGAGGACCTGCGCCGGGTCGCCGCCGGTGCCACGGCGCTGACCTTCGACCACGAGCATGTGCCCACCGAACTGCTGGTCAAGCTGGTCGCCGAGGGTGTCAACGTGCTGCCGCCGCCGGAGGCGCTGGTGCACGCGCAGGACAAGCTGGTCATGCGGCGGCGCCTGGAGGCTCTGAGTGCGCCGGTGCCGCGCTATGTCGGCATCGAGGACCCGGACGCTCTCGGCGAGCTGGACAGGTTCGCAGCAGACGTCGGCGGCCCGCTGGTGGTCAAGGCGGCGCGCGGCGGCTACGACGGCCGCGGCGTGCAGATGCCGCGTGATCTTGCCCACGCCCGCGACATTGCGGGCGAATACCTGGCCGGTGGGGTGTCGGTGCTGGTCGAGGAGCGGGTGTCGCTGCGTCGTGAACTCTCCGCGCTGGTCGCCCGCTCGCCGTTCGGTCAGGGTGCGGCGTGGCCCGTGGTGGAGACGGTGCAACGCGACGGCATCTGCGTGCAGGTGATCGCGCCGGCGCCGGATCTGGCCCCGGCCGTGGCGTCCGACGCCCAGCGGCTCGCGCTGCGGCTGGCCGCGGAGCTGGGCGTGGTCGGTGTGCTGGCCGTCGAACTGTTCGAGACAACGGGGAGCGCTGCTGGGCCCCTCCTAGTCAATGAGCTCGCGATGCGGCCGCACAATTCCGGGCACTGGACCATGGACGGTTCCCGCACCAGCCAGTTCGAGCAGCACCTGCGGGCGGTGCTGGACTACCCGCTGGGCGACACCGACGCCACCGTGCCGGTGACGGTGATGGCCAACGTGCTGGGCGCGGCGCAGACCCCGGAGATGGGCATCGACGAACGGCTGCACCACCTGTTCGCCCGGATGCCCGACGCGCGCGTTCACCTCTACGGCAAGACCGAGCGCCCCGGTCGCAAGGTCGGGCACATCAACTTCCTCGGCACGGATGCGGCTGGGCCGCAAGACCTCGCCGAGCTGCGCGAACGTGCAGAGTTGGCGGCACATTGGCTGTCGCACGGGCAATGGACGGATGGATGGGATCCACATGACTAA
- the purE gene encoding 5-(carboxyamino)imidazole ribonucleotide mutase: MTNPRTNPRVGVIMGSDSDWTVMQDAAVALTEFDVSHEVRVVSAHRTPGVMFDYARQAADRGIEVIIAGAGGAAHLPGMVASATPLPVIGVPVPLARLDGLDSLLSIVQMPAGVPVATVSIGGARNAGLLAVRMLGSADPELRTRIVAFQDQLAETVRAKDAELQRLAGKLARE; this comes from the coding sequence ATGACTAACCCCCGGACTAACCCCCGTGTCGGCGTGATCATGGGCAGCGACAGCGACTGGACGGTGATGCAGGACGCCGCGGTGGCGCTGACCGAGTTCGACGTGTCACACGAGGTTCGGGTGGTGTCGGCGCACCGCACCCCCGGTGTGATGTTCGACTACGCCCGTCAGGCGGCCGACCGCGGCATCGAGGTGATCATCGCCGGGGCGGGCGGCGCCGCGCACCTGCCGGGCATGGTGGCCTCCGCCACGCCGTTGCCGGTCATCGGCGTGCCGGTACCCTTGGCCAGGCTCGACGGCCTGGATTCCCTGCTGTCGATCGTGCAGATGCCGGCCGGTGTTCCGGTGGCGACGGTGTCCATCGGCGGCGCCCGCAATGCCGGTCTGCTGGCGGTGCGGATGCTGGGATCCGCCGATCCGGAACTACGGACGCGCATCGTCGCGTTTCAGGATCAGCTGGCCGAGACCGTGCGAGCCAAGGATGCGGAACTGCAGAGACTTGCGGGTAAGTTAGCCCGCGAATAG
- a CDS encoding acyl-CoA dehydrogenase, whose amino-acid sequence MAGWAGDASFDLFQLPEEHQELRSAIRALSEKEIAPHAADVDENSRFPQEALDALNASGFNAVHVPEEFGGQGADSVAACIVIEEVARVDASASLIPAVNKLGTMGLILRGSDDLKKQVLPSIADGSAMASYALSEREAGSDAASMRTRAKADGDDWILNGAKAWITNGGKSSWYTVMAVTDPDKGANGISAFMVHIDDEGFTVGPKERKLGIKGSPTTELYFENCRVTGDRMIGDPGTGFKTALATLDHTRPTIGAQAVGIAQGALDAAIAYTKDRKQFGQSISDFQAVQFMIADMAMKVESARLMVYSAAARAERGEGNLGFISAASKCLASDVAMEVTTDAVQLFGGAGYTVDFPVERMMRDAKITQIYEGTNQIQRVVMSRALLR is encoded by the coding sequence ATGGCTGGTTGGGCCGGAGACGCGTCGTTCGATTTGTTCCAGTTGCCGGAGGAACACCAGGAGTTGCGGTCCGCGATCCGCGCGCTGTCGGAAAAGGAGATCGCGCCGCACGCCGCCGACGTGGATGAGAACTCCCGGTTCCCGCAAGAGGCGCTGGACGCACTCAATGCCTCCGGTTTCAACGCCGTGCACGTCCCGGAGGAATTCGGCGGCCAGGGCGCGGATTCGGTGGCGGCCTGCATCGTCATCGAAGAGGTGGCCCGCGTCGACGCGTCGGCTTCGCTGATTCCCGCGGTCAACAAGCTGGGCACCATGGGCCTGATCCTGCGCGGCTCCGACGATCTGAAGAAGCAGGTGCTGCCTTCGATCGCGGACGGGTCCGCGATGGCCTCCTACGCGCTGAGCGAACGCGAGGCGGGCTCGGACGCGGCGTCCATGCGCACCCGGGCCAAGGCCGACGGCGACGACTGGATCCTCAACGGCGCAAAGGCGTGGATCACCAACGGCGGCAAGTCGTCCTGGTACACCGTGATGGCGGTGACCGACCCGGACAAGGGCGCCAACGGCATCTCGGCGTTCATGGTGCACATCGACGACGAGGGTTTCACCGTCGGTCCCAAGGAGCGCAAGCTCGGCATCAAGGGCTCACCCACCACGGAGCTGTACTTCGAGAACTGCCGTGTCACGGGCGACCGGATGATCGGCGATCCCGGCACCGGATTCAAGACGGCGCTGGCCACCTTGGACCACACCCGCCCGACGATCGGTGCGCAGGCGGTCGGCATCGCCCAGGGCGCGCTGGACGCAGCGATCGCCTACACCAAGGACCGCAAACAGTTCGGTCAGTCGATCAGCGACTTCCAGGCGGTGCAGTTCATGATCGCGGACATGGCCATGAAGGTGGAGTCCGCGCGGTTGATGGTCTACTCCGCGGCGGCGCGTGCCGAACGCGGTGAAGGCAACCTCGGCTTCATTTCCGCGGCGTCGAAGTGCCTGGCTTCCGATGTGGCGATGGAGGTCACCACCGACGCTGTGCAGCTGTTCGGCGGCGCCGGATATACCGTCGACTTCCCGGTCGAGCGCATGATGCGCGACGCCAAGATCACTCAGATCTACGAGGGCACCAACCAGATTCAGCGCGTGGTGATGTCGCGGGCGCTACTGCGCTGA
- a CDS encoding PP2C family protein-serine/threonine phosphatase, producing MTLASPVDPAASWQSLSLLLVEDDRADAVLVEELIADTVADIEVVWAQSMEHAERQLASARPDCVLLDLNLPDANGIDALDRILKSDATVPIVVLTGLNDEYFGASAVAAGAQDYLVKGRVEPEMLRRALFYAIERKRAELISADLHASQLRARENALLERGLLPSPLLLDDPGVDIVARYRPSRENALLCGDFYDVVQTPDRVTQVLIGDVAGHGPDEAALGAALRIAWRTLTFAGIHGVEQMRQLERVLHAERAENGVFATVLSLAIPAQGAVTAIRAGHPGMLLHGRGSVEWIEPPYGPALGLRGSDWPQHELDVPAGHGLLLLTDGLFEGYAGRGSRRLGEDGLLALARGHAELGGAQFVDALIDGAQALAQDQGGLTDDIAVVRVQRTGPS from the coding sequence ATGACGTTGGCTAGTCCGGTCGACCCGGCGGCGAGCTGGCAATCGCTGTCTTTGCTGTTGGTGGAGGACGACCGCGCGGACGCCGTGCTCGTCGAGGAATTGATCGCCGACACGGTCGCCGACATCGAGGTGGTGTGGGCGCAGTCGATGGAGCATGCCGAGCGCCAGCTCGCCTCCGCGCGGCCGGACTGCGTCCTGCTCGACCTGAACCTGCCCGACGCCAACGGAATCGACGCGCTGGACCGCATCCTCAAGAGCGATGCGACCGTGCCGATCGTCGTCTTGACTGGACTCAACGACGAGTACTTCGGCGCGTCCGCGGTAGCTGCGGGAGCCCAGGACTATCTGGTCAAGGGCCGCGTCGAACCCGAGATGCTGCGGCGCGCGCTGTTCTATGCGATAGAACGCAAGCGCGCCGAGTTGATCAGCGCCGACCTGCATGCCAGTCAGCTTCGCGCCCGGGAGAACGCGCTGCTCGAGCGGGGTTTGCTGCCGTCTCCGCTGTTACTGGACGACCCAGGCGTTGACATCGTGGCCCGGTACCGGCCGAGCCGGGAGAACGCCCTGTTGTGCGGCGACTTCTACGACGTCGTGCAAACCCCCGACCGGGTCACCCAGGTGCTCATCGGTGACGTAGCCGGGCACGGCCCGGACGAGGCTGCGCTCGGAGCGGCGTTGCGGATCGCTTGGCGCACACTGACTTTCGCCGGCATCCACGGGGTGGAACAGATGCGTCAGCTGGAACGCGTGCTGCACGCCGAACGTGCCGAGAACGGCGTCTTCGCCACTGTGCTCAGCCTGGCGATCCCGGCGCAGGGCGCGGTCACCGCGATCCGCGCGGGACATCCGGGAATGTTGCTGCACGGCCGCGGTTCGGTGGAGTGGATCGAGCCGCCCTACGGCCCGGCACTGGGCCTGCGCGGCAGCGACTGGCCACAGCACGAGCTGGACGTCCCGGCCGGCCACGGGTTGCTGCTGCTCACCGACGGGCTCTTCGAGGGGTACGCGGGCCGCGGCTCGCGCCGGCTCGGCGAGGACGGCTTGCTGGCCCTCGCGCGCGGGCACGCGGAGCTGGGCGGTGCGCAGTTCGTCGACGCGCTCATCGACGGAGCTCAGGCGCTGGCTCAGGACCAGGGCGGGCTCACCGACGACATCGCGGTGGTCCGGGTGCAGCGGACCGGCCCCTCGTGA